The following proteins come from a genomic window of Sphingosinicella flava:
- a CDS encoding ShlB/FhaC/HecB family hemolysin secretion/activation protein, with protein MMLSSLLTFAAISTTPAESAERVKENGHGVAASAANVATPADPTGDPAVEAIGGIVMLPDPAQAAVTGWTGPVTGVDASRLPPPAGDRLKAALEPYVGRNLDSATLAEMVNAANAAIAASPQPFAIAALPDQNAANGVVQLLVVEGRMGDLRVVGAKKFNEAGYRNAMTQPPGEPVDKARLDADIAWINRNSFREANVVAAPGGSFGTVDLTLAVEEKRPWSVSATLDDTGTDQTDPLRVGAAFTWGNAFGRGDILSYQLSASPDFEKTVAHSLGFQSFLPWRHILNVSASYADIKGDLPDPFTLDGYSWSAAANYEVPLPRGQVLIVGFEFKQSNNNFRFADLPLNDNTVDVAQATIGWRGQFEDNRGGTAVGANLTLSPGGLTGRNNDETFAATRVGADATYAVLRLSLDRQTRLPAGFTLTNALRAQLSTAALVGSEQLSVGGWSSVRGFDEGRFYGDRGFVLRNELGTPMLERRQTRLRPYLFLDTAVFGNRSRLAGEQSWNDVMSAGAGIDVGIGRHLSLRASWGFQISESINNGDKSRGHVGLAATF; from the coding sequence ATGATGTTGTCTTCCTTGCTGACCTTCGCCGCTATTTCCACAACACCGGCTGAATCCGCCGAGCGCGTTAAGGAGAACGGACATGGCGTGGCCGCTTCCGCCGCTAACGTGGCGACGCCTGCTGACCCCACTGGGGATCCGGCTGTCGAAGCCATAGGTGGCATCGTCATGCTTCCCGATCCCGCGCAGGCGGCTGTGACCGGGTGGACCGGCCCGGTTACAGGCGTCGATGCCAGCCGTCTGCCGCCGCCGGCCGGCGACCGGCTGAAGGCCGCTCTCGAACCCTATGTCGGGCGCAATCTGGACAGCGCCACGCTGGCTGAAATGGTCAATGCCGCGAACGCGGCGATCGCCGCCAGTCCGCAGCCGTTCGCCATCGCAGCGCTGCCCGACCAGAATGCCGCGAATGGCGTGGTCCAGCTGCTTGTCGTCGAAGGGCGGATGGGCGACCTTCGCGTCGTCGGGGCCAAAAAGTTCAACGAGGCAGGCTATCGCAACGCCATGACGCAGCCGCCGGGCGAGCCGGTGGACAAGGCGCGGCTCGATGCCGACATCGCCTGGATCAACCGCAATTCCTTCCGCGAGGCGAACGTCGTCGCGGCGCCCGGCGGATCGTTCGGCACCGTCGATCTGACGCTGGCGGTGGAGGAAAAGCGCCCCTGGTCGGTGAGCGCGACCCTCGATGACACCGGCACCGATCAGACCGATCCGCTGCGCGTCGGGGCCGCCTTCACCTGGGGCAATGCCTTCGGACGCGGCGACATCCTGAGCTACCAGCTTTCCGCGAGTCCGGATTTCGAGAAGACTGTGGCGCATTCGCTCGGCTTTCAGAGCTTCCTGCCGTGGCGGCACATTCTGAATGTTTCGGCGAGCTATGCCGACATCAAGGGCGATCTGCCCGATCCGTTCACGCTCGACGGCTATTCCTGGTCGGCGGCGGCCAATTACGAAGTGCCGCTGCCGCGCGGCCAGGTGCTGATTGTCGGGTTCGAATTCAAGCAATCGAACAACAACTTCCGTTTCGCCGATCTGCCGCTCAACGACAATACGGTCGACGTCGCCCAGGCGACGATCGGCTGGCGCGGCCAGTTCGAGGACAATCGCGGCGGCACGGCGGTCGGCGCGAACCTCACTCTCAGCCCCGGCGGGCTGACCGGCCGCAACAATGACGAAACATTCGCCGCCACCCGGGTCGGCGCGGATGCCACTTACGCGGTGCTGCGCCTGAGCCTGGACCGGCAGACGCGGCTTCCCGCCGGCTTCACCCTGACGAACGCGCTGCGGGCGCAGCTCTCGACGGCGGCGCTCGTCGGTTCGGAGCAGCTTTCGGTCGGCGGCTGGAGCAGCGTCCGGGGCTTCGACGAGGGCCGCTTTTACGGCGATCGCGGCTTCGTGTTGCGGAACGAACTCGGCACTCCGATGCTCGAAAGACGCCAGACGCGGTTGCGCCCCTACCTGTTTCTCGACACCGCGGTCTTCGGCAACCGTTCCCGGCTCGCGGGAGAGCAAAGTTGGAACGACGTCATGAGCGCCGGTGCCGGAATCGATGTCGGCATTGGTCGCCACCTGTCGCTGCGCGCTTCTTGGGGTTTTCAGATCAGCGAAAGCATCAATAACGGCGATAAATCCCGGGGACATGTCGGCTTAGCCGCCACGTTCTGA
- a CDS encoding queuosine precursor transporter: MNGGDIQAVDSGAVSGRNLRSFDFVMAAFVTILLLSNVLGAGKVAVIDLPGVGEWPFGAGILFFPISYVIGDVLTEVYGYARARRCIWAGFAALLFMAAMAAIVVALPPAASWQGQAAYEQVFGQVPRIVLASIVAFWAGEFANSYVLARMKVWTKGRHLWTRTIGSTVVGQGIDSIIFYPLAFYGVWDNGTLVIVLLTQFALKVGWEALLTPFTYAVVGWLKKREGIDIYDEATDFTPFKTAL; encoded by the coding sequence ATGAATGGGGGCGATATTCAGGCGGTCGACAGCGGTGCCGTCAGCGGGCGCAATTTGCGCAGTTTCGATTTCGTGATGGCGGCATTCGTCACCATCCTTCTCCTCTCCAACGTGCTTGGCGCGGGCAAGGTGGCGGTGATCGATCTGCCCGGGGTGGGGGAATGGCCGTTCGGCGCGGGCATCTTGTTCTTCCCGATTTCCTACGTCATCGGCGACGTGCTGACCGAAGTCTACGGCTATGCGCGCGCGCGGCGGTGCATCTGGGCGGGCTTTGCGGCTCTTTTGTTCATGGCGGCTATGGCCGCCATCGTTGTCGCCTTGCCTCCCGCCGCGAGCTGGCAGGGGCAGGCGGCTTATGAGCAAGTGTTCGGACAGGTGCCGCGCATCGTCCTCGCTTCGATCGTTGCGTTTTGGGCGGGGGAGTTCGCCAATTCCTACGTGCTTGCGCGCATGAAGGTGTGGACGAAGGGGCGGCATCTTTGGACCCGCACGATCGGCTCGACGGTGGTGGGGCAGGGGATCGACAGCATCATATTCTATCCGCTCGCTTTCTACGGCGTTTGGGATAACGGGACGCTCGTCATCGTCCTCCTCACCCAATTCGCGCTGAAAGTGGGTTGGGAGGCGCTGCTGACGCCCTTCACTTATGCCGTCGTCGGCTGGCTGAAGAAGCGCGAAGGCATCGACATTTACGACGAAGCGACCGACTTCACGCCGTTCAAGACGGCGCTCTGA
- a CDS encoding Crp/Fnr family transcriptional regulator has protein sequence MPIRAESCADCPVRDSAICAALDAQELAELAAIGQTRDFKKGDTIFALREDHYVCATIVSGAAKVASIDANGIERIVALLHPAGFLGQLFATTTQHEVTAIADSRLCLFPKGGFERVMERHPALTRSILERTYAELDRSRALTDLIGRRDVKARLAGLLLALARAASPSPCGNAAEFDLPLSREEMASLIGTTIETVSRRLTSMEQDGIIARKGARGLIIRDTPSLMRLAA, from the coding sequence ATGCCGATCAGGGCGGAGAGCTGCGCCGACTGCCCTGTTCGCGATTCGGCTATCTGCGCGGCGCTCGACGCACAGGAATTGGCCGAGCTTGCCGCCATTGGCCAAACTCGCGATTTCAAGAAAGGCGACACGATCTTCGCTTTGCGGGAGGATCATTATGTCTGCGCGACCATCGTTTCCGGCGCGGCCAAGGTGGCGTCGATCGACGCGAACGGCATAGAGCGGATCGTCGCGCTCCTCCATCCAGCCGGCTTTCTCGGCCAGCTTTTCGCAACTACCACGCAGCATGAGGTGACGGCCATTGCGGACAGCCGCTTATGCTTGTTCCCCAAGGGCGGTTTCGAGCGCGTCATGGAACGTCATCCAGCGCTCACCCGCTCAATTCTCGAGCGGACTTATGCCGAGCTCGACAGGTCTCGCGCCCTCACCGATCTAATCGGGCGGCGCGATGTGAAGGCGCGGCTCGCAGGATTGTTGCTGGCGCTAGCGCGCGCCGCCTCTCCTTCTCCGTGCGGCAATGCGGCTGAGTTTGATCTGCCGCTCTCCCGCGAGGAAATGGCGAGCCTGATCGGCACCACCATCGAGACCGTAAGCCGTCGCCTGACCAGCATGGAACAAGACGGCATCATCGCGCGGAAAGGTGCCCGCGGATTGATCATCCGCGACACCCCTTCCCTCATGCGCCTCGCGGCCTGA
- the purQ gene encoding phosphoribosylformylglycinamidine synthase subunit PurQ → MKSAVIVFPGSNCDRDLQVALREVSGHEPAMIWHRETALPAGLDLIAVPGGFSYGDYLRSGAMAANSPVMRAVKDAADKGVSVLGICNGFQILTEAGMLPGALMRNANLSFVCRDVNLKVENSQSAFTSRYEAGEEIVIPVAHHDGNYTADDDVLDRLEGEGRVAFRYNCTVNGSKRDIAGILNEAGNVLGMMPHPERMIEPAHGRTDGRRLFEGLVESLA, encoded by the coding sequence ATGAAAAGCGCCGTCATCGTCTTTCCAGGCTCCAATTGCGACCGCGACCTCCAGGTCGCGCTGCGCGAGGTGAGCGGGCACGAACCGGCGATGATCTGGCACAGGGAAACGGCGCTTCCCGCTGGGCTCGACCTGATCGCCGTGCCGGGCGGCTTTTCCTATGGCGACTATCTCCGCTCCGGCGCGATGGCCGCCAATTCGCCGGTCATGCGCGCGGTGAAGGATGCGGCGGACAAGGGCGTCTCCGTCCTCGGCATCTGCAACGGCTTCCAGATCCTGACCGAAGCCGGAATGCTGCCAGGCGCATTGATGCGCAACGCCAACCTGTCCTTCGTCTGCCGCGACGTGAATTTGAAGGTCGAGAACAGCCAATCTGCCTTCACCAGCCGTTACGAAGCGGGGGAAGAGATCGTGATCCCCGTCGCGCATCACGATGGCAATTACACGGCGGATGACGATGTATTGGACCGCCTGGAAGGCGAAGGCCGCGTCGCCTTCCGTTACAATTGCACGGTCAACGGCTCCAAGCGCGACATTGCGGGCATCCTCAACGAGGCGGGCAACGTCCTTGGCATGATGCCGCACCCCGAACGGATGATCGAACCCGCCCATGGCCGCACCGACGGCCGCCGCCTGTTCGAAGGTCTCGTGGAGAGCCTCGCCTGA
- the purS gene encoding phosphoribosylformylglycinamidine synthase subunit PurS: MKVRVYVTLKNGVLDPQGKAIHHALEGLGFSGVNDVRQGKMIELDVDDAVSDGDIEGMCKKLLANTVIENFRIERQAA; the protein is encoded by the coding sequence ATGAAGGTTCGCGTCTACGTCACGCTGAAAAACGGCGTTCTCGATCCGCAGGGCAAGGCCATTCACCACGCCCTTGAAGGCCTGGGCTTTTCCGGCGTCAACGATGTGCGCCAGGGCAAGATGATCGAACTGGACGTGGACGACGCCGTTTCGGACGGCGACATCGAGGGGATGTGCAAAAAGCTCCTCGCCAACACCGTCATCGAAAATTTCCGCATCGAACGCCAGGCGGCCTGA
- the erpA gene encoding iron-sulfur cluster insertion protein ErpA: MTGTPEISLTPSAAARVAAIAQRQDKPAILRLAVDGGGCAGFQYRFALAEAVEADDIAASRDGVTLVVDPVSLDLLRGSAVDYVESLGGASFQVVNPNAASGCGCGTSFSI, translated from the coding sequence ATGACCGGAACGCCCGAAATTTCCCTGACGCCGTCCGCGGCGGCCCGCGTTGCGGCCATCGCGCAGCGGCAGGACAAGCCCGCCATTCTGCGCCTCGCCGTCGACGGCGGCGGTTGTGCGGGTTTCCAATATCGCTTCGCTCTTGCCGAGGCGGTGGAGGCCGACGACATTGCGGCCAGCCGGGATGGGGTGACCCTCGTGGTCGATCCGGTCAGCCTCGATCTTCTGCGCGGCTCTGCGGTCGATTACGTCGAGTCGCTGGGCGGCGCTTCCTTTCAGGTCGTCAATCCCAACGCCGCGTCCGGTTGCGGCTGCGGCACGAGCTTTTCGATCTAG
- the xth gene encoding exodeoxyribonuclease III, with the protein MKIATYNVNGIRARLPRLVEWLDEQKPDAVCLQELKCDDDNFPIADIEAAGYGAVWHGQKGFNGVAILARDVEPELRRTGLPGDPDDTHSRYIEATVNGIVIGSIYLPNGNPVGTEKFTYKLAWFDRLAAHARNLLEEEIPVVLAGDYNVIPTEHHDDVFSVRAMAKDALMQPESRAAFRTLVHQGWTDAIRVRYPVGAVYTFWDYTAGAWQRDAGFRIDHLLLSPQAADRMTDAGVDKEYRGREKASDHAATWIVLDDY; encoded by the coding sequence ATGAAGATCGCGACCTATAATGTGAACGGCATCCGCGCGCGTCTGCCCCGGTTGGTCGAGTGGTTGGACGAGCAGAAGCCCGATGCCGTCTGCCTTCAGGAGTTGAAGTGCGACGACGACAACTTCCCGATCGCGGACATCGAAGCGGCGGGATATGGCGCGGTCTGGCACGGGCAGAAGGGCTTTAACGGGGTCGCGATCCTCGCTCGTGATGTGGAGCCGGAGCTGCGCCGCACCGGCCTTCCCGGCGATCCCGACGACACGCATAGCCGCTATATCGAGGCGACCGTGAACGGCATCGTCATCGGCAGCATCTATCTGCCCAACGGCAATCCGGTGGGGACGGAGAAATTCACCTACAAGCTCGCTTGGTTCGACCGGCTGGCCGCTCATGCCCGGAATTTGCTGGAGGAAGAAATTCCGGTGGTGCTGGCCGGGGATTACAACGTCATCCCGACCGAGCATCATGACGATGTCTTTTCGGTCCGTGCCATGGCGAAGGATGCGCTGATGCAGCCGGAAAGCCGCGCCGCCTTTCGCACGCTCGTCCACCAAGGTTGGACCGATGCGATCCGCGTCCGCTATCCTGTGGGCGCCGTCTACACCTTCTGGGACTATACGGCGGGTGCGTGGCAGCGGGATGCCGGTTTCCGGATCGATCACTTGCTCCTCAGCCCGCAGGCGGCAGACCGGATGACGGATGCCGGTGTCGACAAGGAGTATCGCGGGCGCGAAAAAGCCTCGGATCACGCCGCGACTTGGATTGTTCTGGACGATTATTGA